One genomic segment of Actinoplanes ianthinogenes includes these proteins:
- a CDS encoding serine/threonine-protein kinase, translating to MLAPGIVLNDRYQLTQRIAAGGMGEVWRGGDLLLHREVAVKVLLPALMNDDAFITRFRSEARMMAQLRHPGIVQVYDYGENAVVDGERFDYLVMEYIDGTSLSKKIQQAGRLSPAETMSIMAGMADALHAAHQSGIIHRDVKPSNLLVRPGGAIVLVDFGIARSVGISGITSTNVVMGSAHYMAPEQAEGLPVTAATDVYALGAVAFACLTGRPPYVGDNPLAVLAQLVHGQPPVLPPDVPPAVAQVVLRALAKNPAQRFASGAALADAARGRGGPGPVLAGGGRRLFSGRFRHPLFRHFRFSRGRGLVGAFGLGRRLSGVSPGRVHPRAAIQGPAHPTIPGLLLLAIPGRPHLAIPRRSHPAIPGRGPASAGPGRAPAGASRASREIWR from the coding sequence GTGCTTGCCCCGGGGATTGTGCTCAACGACCGCTATCAGCTGACGCAACGCATCGCGGCCGGTGGGATGGGCGAGGTGTGGCGCGGCGGGGACCTGCTGCTGCATCGCGAGGTCGCGGTGAAGGTGCTGCTTCCGGCGCTGATGAACGACGACGCGTTCATCACCCGGTTCCGGTCCGAGGCGCGGATGATGGCGCAGCTGCGGCACCCGGGGATCGTGCAGGTCTACGACTACGGCGAGAACGCGGTGGTCGACGGGGAGCGGTTCGACTACCTGGTGATGGAGTACATCGACGGGACGTCGCTGTCGAAGAAGATCCAGCAGGCCGGGCGGCTGAGCCCGGCCGAGACCATGTCGATCATGGCGGGGATGGCGGACGCGCTGCACGCGGCGCACCAGTCCGGGATCATCCACCGGGACGTGAAGCCGAGCAATCTGCTGGTCCGGCCCGGCGGGGCGATCGTGCTGGTCGACTTCGGGATCGCGCGGTCGGTCGGGATCAGCGGGATCACCAGCACGAACGTGGTGATGGGGTCGGCGCACTACATGGCACCGGAGCAGGCGGAGGGGTTGCCGGTCACGGCGGCTACCGATGTCTATGCGCTGGGGGCGGTGGCGTTCGCGTGTCTGACCGGGCGGCCGCCCTATGTCGGTGACAACCCGCTGGCGGTGCTGGCGCAGCTGGTGCACGGGCAGCCGCCGGTGCTTCCGCCCGACGTGCCGCCGGCGGTGGCGCAGGTGGTGTTGCGGGCGCTGGCCAAGAATCCGGCGCAGCGGTTTGCCAGCGGGGCGGCGCTGGCGGATGCGGCTCGGGGGCGGGGCGGCCCGGGGCCGGTCCTGGCGGGTGGGGGACGCAGACTGTTCAGCGGCAGGTTTCGGCACCCACTTTTCCGACATTTCCGATTCAGCCGGGGCCGGGGGCTGGTGGGGGCTTTCGGCCTGGGACGGCGTCTGTCGGGGGTCAGCCCGGGGCGGGTGCACCCGCGGGCGGCTATTCAGGGACCGGCACACCCGACTATTCCGGGGCTCCTGCTGCTGGCTATTCCGGGGCGGCCACACCTGGCTATTCCGCGGCGGTCACACCCGGCTATTCCGGGGCGGGGGCCGGCGTCGGCGGGACCGGGGCGGGCTCCGGCGGGGGCAAGTCGGGCAAGTCGCGAAATTTGGCGATGA
- a CDS encoding LGFP repeat-containing protein translates to MKLGALTAVTLGLTAALCVTAGAAHADESKSSDKSATYCRLRVHGGILAKFVSFGADKGRLGCPLGIEQAAAGGGRMQQFDGGSIYWSQATGAHAVSGHILDLWQGNRGETGCIGYPIDDESATPDRRGRYQHFQHGTIWHWNDGKVSAVC, encoded by the coding sequence ATGAAACTCGGAGCACTGACAGCCGTCACGCTGGGCCTTACCGCCGCGCTGTGCGTGACCGCGGGAGCCGCGCACGCCGACGAGAGCAAGTCCTCGGACAAGAGCGCGACCTACTGCCGGCTCCGGGTGCACGGCGGCATCCTGGCGAAGTTCGTGAGTTTCGGCGCGGACAAGGGCCGCCTCGGCTGCCCGCTCGGCATCGAGCAGGCAGCGGCCGGCGGCGGCCGGATGCAGCAGTTCGACGGCGGCTCGATCTACTGGTCCCAGGCGACCGGCGCGCACGCCGTCTCCGGGCACATCCTCGACCTCTGGCAGGGCAACCGTGGCGAGACCGGCTGCATCGGATACCCCATCGACGACGAGTCGGCCACCCCGGATCGCCGGGGCCGTTACCAGCACTTCCAGCACGGCACCATCTGGCACTGGAACGACGGCAAGGTCAGCGCCGTCTGCTGA
- a CDS encoding nitroreductase family deazaflavin-dependent oxidoreductase, which translates to MRYLAPKRASNLFNDFAKWLTAHGVSLMGSRVLAVRGRKSGEVRTTVVNVFDHEGQRYLLAPRGHTQWVRNLRAAGAGELRLGRRRQAFTPIEMADAEKPELIRLYLRKWAWETGAFFDGLKADSPEADIAAAAPGFPVFKIVPN; encoded by the coding sequence ATGCGATACCTGGCACCGAAGCGGGCGTCGAACCTGTTCAACGACTTCGCCAAGTGGCTGACGGCGCACGGCGTGAGCCTGATGGGCAGCCGGGTGCTGGCGGTCCGCGGGCGCAAGAGCGGCGAGGTGCGGACGACGGTCGTCAACGTGTTCGACCACGAGGGGCAGCGCTATCTGCTGGCGCCGCGCGGGCACACCCAGTGGGTGCGGAACCTGCGGGCGGCCGGGGCCGGCGAGCTGCGGCTCGGGCGGCGGCGGCAGGCCTTCACGCCGATCGAGATGGCGGACGCGGAGAAGCCCGAGTTGATCCGGCTCTATCTGCGCAAGTGGGCCTGGGAGACCGGAGCGTTCTTCGACGGGCTGAAGGCGGACTCGCCGGAGGCCGACATCGCGGCGGCGGCGCCCGGCTTCCCGGTCTTCAAGATCGTGCCCAACTGA
- a CDS encoding TetR/AcrR family transcriptional regulator, translating to MRVNESVAAGARRAQIVTAAIETIAELGYGNASFARIAKRAGISSTRLISYHFDDKADLVRAVVTAVFAEAADFMGKRLRAVTGDRSELLATYIESNLEFFAERPAAIRAYLEIATSARTDDGAPLVRPEEVDDPESRLAAMFREGQEAGEFRQFDPVVMAATVRAAIDAAATRPDLDPHAYAAELTALFTRATRRDPA from the coding sequence ATGCGAGTAAACGAGTCGGTGGCGGCCGGTGCCCGGCGGGCCCAGATCGTCACCGCCGCGATCGAGACCATCGCCGAGCTGGGTTATGGCAACGCCTCCTTCGCCCGGATCGCCAAGCGGGCCGGGATCAGCAGCACCCGCCTGATCTCGTATCACTTCGACGACAAGGCCGACCTGGTCCGTGCCGTCGTCACCGCCGTCTTCGCCGAGGCCGCCGACTTCATGGGCAAGCGGCTCCGGGCGGTCACCGGCGACCGTTCCGAGCTCCTGGCGACGTACATCGAGTCGAACCTGGAGTTCTTCGCCGAGCGGCCGGCCGCCATCCGGGCCTACCTGGAGATCGCGACGAGCGCGCGCACCGACGACGGCGCCCCGCTGGTGCGCCCGGAGGAGGTCGACGACCCGGAGTCCCGGTTGGCCGCGATGTTCCGGGAGGGCCAGGAGGCGGGTGAGTTCCGCCAGTTCGACCCGGTCGTCATGGCGGCCACCGTGCGCGCCGCGATCGACGCCGCCGCCACCCGCCCCGACCTGGACCCGCACGCCTACGCGGCCGAACTGACCGCCCTCTTCACCCGAGCCACCCGGAGGGATCCCGCGTGA